The nucleotide window GGCGATCTCCTCGAATTCGTCCCGGTTGTAGGCGATGCCTCCGCCGGTGCCGCCGAGCGTGTAGGCCGGACGGATGATCAGCGGGAAGCGTCCGATGCGGTCGGCGATCCCCCACGCCTCCGCCATGGTGTGTGCGGTGCCGGAGATGGGCACATCGAGACCGATGCGCAGCATCAGGTCCTTGAAGATCTGCCGGTCCTCGCCCTTCTCGATCGCCGCGGCATTGGCGCCGATCATTTCGACCCCATGCTTCGCCAGCACGCCCGAGTTGTGGAGCTTCATGGCGGTGTTGAGCGCCGTCTGCCCGCCCAGGGTCGGCAGGAGCACGAGTTTGCCGGGGGCGATGGCGTCGCCCGGCGATGATGGGCCGGGGTTCCGGAGCGCCGCGAGCTCGCGCACGATGATCTTCTCGACCGCCTCGGGGGTGATCGGCTCGATGTAGGTTCGGTCGGCGAACTCCGGATCCGTCATGATCGTGGCCGGATTCGAGTTCACCAGGATCACGCGGTAGCCCTCCTCCTTCAGGGCCTTGCAGGCCTGGGTGCCCGAGTAGTCGAACTCGCAGGCCTGGCCGATGATGATCGGGCCGGCGCCGATGATCAGGACGGAGTGAATGTCAGTGCGCTTCGGCATCGGTGCGTCTTGTTGAAACGGGCGGGATCAAACACGCCGCGGTTCCGGCAGGCGACCGATATTTTCCGGGCACCCGCTACGGGCGGGCCGTGCGCATCGCCGTTTCTTGCAGCGGAGCCGAGGGGGATGAGGAAGGTGGGTGTCGTGAGTGGGGCCGGCGGGGTTTGGACGGATTTCGAATTCACGGAGCGACCTTCAGATTGACCAGGATTTCGTCCACGACCTCCTGGATGCGTCCCGACCGGGTGGATTCCGGGATGTCACGGAGCAGGGGCCGGGTCGCGTAGCCGCGCCGGAGCAGATCGAAGGTTTTTGCATCGCGCAGATCAATCACCAGGGTTCCGGCCTCGAAGTAGTGCGGGGTCTTGCCGCCGGTGTAGGCGTCATGGGCCCTGGAATGCAGGGCCTCGCGGTCGTCGAAGGAGCCAAAATAGTCGTCCACCGCTGCCGTGGTGGCGTTGTTGCCGACGATCACCAGGTAGCCGACGAGGACCTCTCCTCCGGAGTCCATCCGCCTCAGACCCTTCGCCTCGAGGTTCCGGGTGATGGCAGACTGGATCATGTCGTGGATTGGCGTCCGGTTGTCGGCGTACCCGGGCACGGGCCGGGTTGAGCCGGGCATGAAGCTGAAGGTCGTGGCATGGATGGTGCCGGTATCCACGCGGCTGGGTGTGGAACAACCCGCGACCACGCACAGGATCGCGGCAAGATGAAGGAAGTGGCGGACGAGTCCGGCGGCTTGTGTGCGGTGACTGACCGGAATCATGGTCAGAATGAGGCGGGATTTCATGGGGCGTTGGATTTTGGAGATCGGTGCGATTTTCATCGGGGTCTGGCGGTCCGGGGCAGGGTCAGGGTCAGGGTCCGGCCTCGTGGTGGGCGTCATCGAGCTGGGGCTGGCCTTCAGTAGCGTTCTGGGACGAACCGGCGGCCCTTGAGCGATGCCGCGTCGTCGTAGGCTTCCTTCATGGAGCGCTTTGGGAGGCGGATCCGGGGACGATCCAGTTTCTTGTAGGGGATGCTTTTCAGGAGGTGCGCGATGCAGTTGAGCCGCGCACGCTTTTTGTCATCGGATCGAAGGATGTGCCACGGCGCCCATCGGGTGTCCGTGGCCTTGAGCATCTGGTCCCGGGCGCGGGAATAATCGTACCACCGGCTGCGCGACGGCAGGTCCATGGGGCTGAGCTTCCACTGGCGCACCGGATCCGTGATGCGGGCCTCGAAGCGGCGCTTCTGCTCCTCGTCGCTGACTTCGAGCCAGTATTTGATCAGGAAGATCCCGCCATTCACCATGTACTTCTCGACCTGGGGGCAGAGGTCGAGGAAGCGGCGGTGTTCCTGTCTGCTGCAGAAGCCCATCACATACTCCACGCCCGCCCGGTTGTACCAGCTGCGGTCAAAGATCACCACCTCGCCCGCCGCGGGGAAGTGGGCCATGTAGCGCTGGATGTACATCTGTGACTTCTCGCGGTCCGAAGGCGCCGGCAGGGCGACGACGCGGAACACCCGGGGGCTGACCCGCTCGGTGAGCGCCCGGATCGTGCCGCCCTTGCCGGCACCGTCGCGACCCTCGAACACGACGATCACCCGGAGTCCCTCCTGCTTGACCCAATCCTGAAGGTGGCACAGCTCCGTCTGCAGCTTGCGAAGCTCCTTTTCGTAGTCCTTTCGCGTCAGCTTTTCGCGAACGGCTTCCTTGGAATGCTTGCTCATGGGATGGGGGTGTTCCGGGGGGTGTCAGCGGGAGCTGCCGGAGGCATTCGGCGAGGTCCGGACGCCCGCCTCAATGGCGGCACGCAGGTCGTCCGGCTCCGTTTCCGCGGCGGGCGCCTCCGGGGTCCCGGGCCGAAGGACCTCCACCTTGGGAGGCAGCCCGTGCATCAGGGTCATCACCTCCGCCGCGGTGCCGAACACGAACTCGGCGCGGCGCTCGGTCTTCGGAAGACGGTAGAAATGACTGAGGGAAAGCCATTTGCCGCCCCGGCCGAGGATGAATTCGTCCGGACGGCACTTGGGGTCCTGAGGGTCGAACCCGCGCTGCATGACGACGTACGGGCCGCCGTGGTCCTGTGGCTGGATCAGGGCGGCGTCGCGCCAGGACGCCAGGCTGCCCAAGCGGACATCCTGGAAGTTGTTGGTGATGTTTCGGAGGTCGAGGTCGCTCATGGGGTCTCGGGGTTTGAAGCAGTGGCTGCCGACACGGTGATCGCGGCATCCGGTGGCGGCGGGGTCCAGCCGCCGCCGAGGGCACGGTAGAGTTGTACCACGCTCAGCAACTCGTTGCCCAGCGCCTGGGCCAGGTCGAGTTCGGCGGTGAACAGTTCCTGTTCACTGTAGAGGACCTCCAGGTAGCTGGTCACCCCGCCGTCGTAGCGGATGTTGGCCATTTCGGCGGCATCCCGCCGTGCCTGGGTATTCTCCTCCTGGCGTTGGGTGAACTCGCGCGTCCGCTGGTATTGGACGAGCGCATCGGAAACATCCCGGAAGGCGCCCTGGACGGACTGGCGGTACCCGGCGAGCGCCTCGTCAAACCGTGCCTTGGCGAGTCGGTATTGTCCGGTC belongs to Verrucomicrobiia bacterium and includes:
- a CDS encoding DUF4136 domain-containing protein, with translation MKSRLILTMIPVSHRTQAAGLVRHFLHLAAILCVVAGCSTPSRVDTGTIHATTFSFMPGSTRPVPGYADNRTPIHDMIQSAITRNLEAKGLRRMDSGGEVLVGYLVIVGNNATTAAVDDYFGSFDDREALHSRAHDAYTGGKTPHYFEAGTLVIDLRDAKTFDLLRRGYATRPLLRDIPESTRSGRIQEVVDEILVNLKVAP
- the ppk2 gene encoding polyphosphate kinase 2, translating into MSKHSKEAVREKLTRKDYEKELRKLQTELCHLQDWVKQEGLRVIVVFEGRDGAGKGGTIRALTERVSPRVFRVVALPAPSDREKSQMYIQRYMAHFPAAGEVVIFDRSWYNRAGVEYVMGFCSRQEHRRFLDLCPQVEKYMVNGGIFLIKYWLEVSDEEQKRRFEARITDPVRQWKLSPMDLPSRSRWYDYSRARDQMLKATDTRWAPWHILRSDDKKRARLNCIAHLLKSIPYKKLDRPRIRLPKRSMKEAYDDAASLKGRRFVPERY